Genomic DNA from Streptacidiphilus rugosus AM-16:
GTTCCCCCGCCTTCACCGCCCCGATCCAGCTGACCCAGGGCGGCCAGAGCACCCCGGGCACCCAGGACACCGCGAGCACGCTGGGCACCCCCGGTCCCCTCGACACGGGTGGCGGGACCTTCATCGGCGCCGCGACGATCAGCCCCACCGCCGCACAGGGCCCCTACACCGTCACCGTGCAGTGCGACGGCCAGTCCACGACGGCGGATCTCACCGTCACCGCCGCCACGACCACCGCGTCGCCCCTCCAGCCGACCACGCCCACCGCGGTCCCCGCGCCCACGGTGACCGTCACCCAGACGGTCCCCGTCACCATGGCCCCGCCGAGCGGCGCCGCCTCGACCGGCGACGGCGCCAGCCAGCCCGGCGGATCCTCCCTCACCGCCGTGACCGCTGTCCTCACCGGCCTCGCCGCGACGGCCATCCTGGCCGTGCTGTACCGGCGCAGGCATGACCGCTGACCCCACGCCCGACCCCATCGCCCGCCGCCGCCGACCCCGGCTCCGGCGCCTGGCCGCCGTGCTCGCCGCCGTCCTGGCCGCCGTGTCCGGCTACTTCACCGCCACGGCGATCCTCGCCGACGGCCCCAGCTACGACCAGATCCCGCCTCCACAACCCACCACCACCGGCGTGCCCCCCGATCTGTCGCCCGACGCACCGGCCCTCGCCGCCCCGCTGGGGGCCTCCGAGCCCGTCCACATCGACGTTCCCCGGGTGGGGATCCACGCCGACCTCATCGAAGTCGGCCAGAACGCCGACGGCTCGGTCGCCGTCCCCAGTGAGGACCAGGCGGCGCAGGCCGCCTGGTACACGGGGAGCGTCACCCCCGGCCAGACCGGCGCCACCGTCATCCTCGGCCACGTCGACTCGCGCGCCCTGCCCAGAGGACGCGCCGCCTTCTACCCCCTCGGCGCCGCCCACCCGAACGACGAGGTGGACGTCACCCGGCACGACCACACCGTCGCCCGGTTCCGGATCGACGTCGTCACCCTCGTCGACAAGCAGCACTTCCCCACCCAGGCCGTCTACGGCCCCACCGCCGCACCGGCCCTTCGACTGATCACCTGCGGCGGCACCTACACCACCACCGGCGGTTACGCCGCCAACGTCATCGTGTTCGCGCACTACGTCGGCAGCCGGCCCGCTGGCTGAGCGGTGCCCGCCGTAGGTGGGCGGTGGGCCGTGACGCGGGGCTGAGGCCCGGGCGGGCCGTCAAGCACGGGATCACTCATAAGGTGCAAAACGGCGCATTGAGGATAAACTACTCTCACCGGACGCCCGCCTCGGCGATCACCCGTATGCGGGATTCTCACGCGCCTCGTCCGAGGTCCGGGGGAGGGGGAGCGCGTGGGTCCGGGCGTTGACGATCCTCGCCAGGGGGAGTGGATCTCCTTCCCGCCGGAGCGACGCACCGGCAGAGTACCTGGCATGCGGGAGGTGGACGGGAGTCCCGAGGAGTTCCCAGTGTCATGATCGCGAACCGATCCCGGCCGCAGCGCGCCTCCACGACGCTCGTGCCCTTGCACGCCGTCCGAGTCCTGCTCCTCGTCCTCGTGCTCGCAGCGGTGCAGCTCGGTTCCGTCACGACCCAGGCGGACGCGGCGACGGTCATCAAGCTCGACGGGACAGCCACCAAGTCGTTCGCCCTCAACTCCACGACGACCATGGGCATCGCGGTGCCCTCCGGCACGCGCGCCGGCGACGTCCTCGTCGCGTCGGTCGGCATCGCGCGCTCGAGCGCGACCAGCCAACCCGCGATCACCGCGCCCTCGGGATGGACGCTCGCCTCCAGGACCAACTACTCCAGCACCTCCGCCCTCGCCGTGTACACCCACGCCTACGCGACCACGGACACCTCATACACCTGGACCTCCAACGCGGCGGTCGGCGGCGGGGTCGAGGTCTCGGCGTTCTCGGGGGTTGATCCGGTCACCCCCCTCGCCGGCTCCCAGGGCACCACCGTCACCCGGACCGCCTCTGTCCCCACGCCGTCCCTGACGGCGGCGGCCGGCAGCGGTCTGGTCGCGTCGTACTTCGGTTACCTGGCGAAGGCCGGCACGACCACGTGGACGAGCCCGAAGGGCATGAGCAGCCTCGGTCAGCTCAACGACTCGACGAAGCGCACGGCCATGCTCGCGGCCTATGTCGCCCAGGCCACGACCGGCAGCACTGGCGCCAAGACGGCCACCGCCTCCAGGACGCAGGACGTCGGAATCGGCGTCCTCACCGCGCTGAAGCCGGCTCCGAGCCCGCCGGTCGTCTCCGCGGTGGCGGTGACGGCGTCGACGCCGACGTCGCTGACGGTGGGGTGGACGACGGACATTCCGGCGAGTTCGCAGGTCGATTACGGCACGACGTCGAGTTATGGCAGTAGTACGACTCTGGATTCGACGCTGGCCACGCAGCACAGTCAGACGATTACCGGTCTCACGGCCGCGACCGCGTATCACTATCGGGTGCGCTCGACGGCGAACGGTCAGACGACGGTGTCGGCGGACAACACCGGCACCACGGCCACCGCTCCGCCGGCTGCGCCGGTGGTCTCCGCGGTGACGGTGACAGCGTCGACGTCCACGTCGCTGACGGTGGGGTGGACGACGGACATTGCCGCCGATTCGCAGATCGACTACGGCACGACGTCGAGTTATGGCAGTAGTACGACCCTCGACCCGACCCTGGCCACGCAGCACAGTCAGACCATTACCGGCCTGACCGCCGCGACCGCCTACCACTTCCGGGTGCGCTCGACGGCGAACGGTCAGACGACGGTGTCGGCGGACAATATCGGTACGACTGCGACTGCGCCGCCGGCTGCGCCGGTTGTGTCGGCTGTGTCGGTGACGGCGTCGACGCCGACGTCACTGACGGTGGGGTGGACGACCGACATTCCGGCGAGTTCGCAGATCGACTACGGGACCACGGTCGGCTACGGCAGCAGCACGACCCTCGACCCGACCCTGGCCACGCAGCACAGTCAGACCATCAGCGGTCTCACGGCCGCGACCGCGTACCACTTCCGGGTGCGCTCGACGGCGAACGGTCAGACCACCGTGTCGGCGGACAACACCGGCACCACGGCCACCGCCCCGCCGGCTGCGCCGGTGGTCTCCGCGGTGACGGTGACAGCGTCGACGCCCACGTCGCTGACGGTGGGGTGGACGACCGACATTGCCGCCGATTCGCAGATCGACTACGGGACCACGGTCGGCTACGGCAGCAGCACGACCCTCGACCCGACCCTGGCCACGCAGCACAGTCAGACCATCAGCGGTCTCACGGCCGCGACCGCGTACCACTTCCGGGTGCGCTCGACGGCGAACGGTCAGACGACGGTGTCGGCGGACAATATCGGTACGACTGCGACTGCGCCGCCGGCTGCGCCGGTTGTGTCGGCTGTGTCGGTGACGGCGTCGACGCCGACGTCACTGACGGTGGGGTGGACGACCGACATTCCGGCGAGTTCGCAGATCGACTACGGGACCACGGTCGGCTACGGCAGCAGCACGACCCTCGACCCGACCCTGGCCACGCAGCACAGTCAGACCATCAGCGGTCTCACGGCCGCGACCGCGTACCACTTCCGGGTGCGCTCGACGGCGAACGGTCAGACCACCGTGTCGGCGGACAACACCGGCACCACGGCCACCGCCCCGCCGGCTGCGCCGGTGGTCTCCGCGGTGACGGTGACAGCGTCGACGCCCACGTCGCTGACGGTGGGGTGGACGACCGACATTGCCGCCGATTCGCAGATCGACTACGGCACCACGGCCAGCTACGGCAGCAGCACGACCCTCGACCCGACCCTGGCCACGCAGCACAGTCAGACCATTACCGGCCTGACCGCCGCGACCGCCTACCACTTCCGGGTGCGCTCGACGGCGAACGGCCAGACCACCGTCTCCGCCGACAACACCGGCACCACCGCCACGCCCAGCCCACCCGCGACCCCGTCCCTCATCGTGGACACGGACATGTTCAGCGACGCCGACGACGCGGGCGCGCTCGCCGTCGCCTTCGGTCTGCAGCTCAAGGGCGAGGCCAAGGTGATCGCGATCAACGTCAACACGCGGACCGACCGCCCTGTCGTCGCCAAGGAATCGTGGGGCTGCGTGGAAGCGATCGCCCAGTTCTACGGTGCGACCAACATCCCCATCGGTGCCGACGGACCGGCCAACGGGACGGCCGTCAGCAGCCCTGACTGGGCCACGCCGTGCGCGAACGCTGCCACGCAGCCGCTCGTGCAGCCCGACGCAGCGCTCACCGTCTACCGCCGCGCGCTCGCCGCGCAGCCCGACGGGAGCGTGGTGATCGCCAGCACTGGCTTCCTGGAGAACCTCTCGGCGCTGTTGAACTCGCCGCCCGACGCGATCAGTCCCCTGTCGGGTCACGACCTGGTCGCCGCGAAGGTGCGCAACCTGGTGATCATGGGCGGTCAGTTCCCGAGCGGTTCCGCCCAGACCAACCTCGCCGGCAACGTCGCCGCCTCACAGAACGTCGTGGCCAACTGGCCGACGAAGATCGTGTGGGCCGGGTCCGAGGTCGGCGACGCCATCCACACCGGCAACACCGTGTCGCAGGTGCACCCGAGCAGCTCGCCGGTCCGCGCGGCCTACGAGGCGTTCGTCGGGCCGAACAACTGGATCTACTCCTACGACCTGGCCGCGGTGTACGCCGCGATCCGCCCGACCGACCCCGCGCTCAGCCCCGCGGGGCCCGGCACGAACGTCGTCGACAGCACCGGTGGCAACGCCTTCACCGCTGGCGCAGGAAACCAGTACTACCTGCAGCTGAACAACGCGACGTCGATCGACGCCTCGATCGAGGGCCTGCTCGACACCCTGCCGGCCCAACTGCCGCCCGCAGGACCGGTGATCAGCGGCCAGCAGGCGACCGCGATCGGCACCCAGGCGGCGACGGTGACCTGGACGACCAACGTGGTGGCCGACAGCCAGGTGCAGTACGGAACCACGACAAGCTACGGCTCCTCCTCGCTGCTCAACACCACGCTCACGACCTCCCACAGCGTCCAGTTGGCCGCCCTGACGCCGGGGACGACCTACCACTGTCGGGTGCTCAGCCGTGATTCCAGCGGCAACCTCTCCCAGTCGGGCGACTTCACCTTCACGACGTCGACCGGGCAGGTCTCCAGCGGCCCCTCGGACACCTTCGACACCAACACCCTGGACACCAGCCAGTGGATCGTGGGCACCTCCGGTTCCACCGTCGCCGCCCAGAACCAGGAGCTGGAGATCACCCACCCCGCAGGGGCCTGGACGACCGGGTCCGTCCAGAGTGCGACTCCGTACGACCAGACGGGCAAGTCCGTTCAGGTCCAGGTACGGCGCGCCGCGAACGCCGGCCAGGGCGGTACCACCTACGGCGAGACTTCGATCTTCATCACCCTCGACAGCACCCACTACGCCGAGTTCTTCCTGGCGGGCGGTGCGGCGACCGCCTGGGTCAACTCGGGATCGGGTGAGACCAACCTGACGCCCGCATGGCCCCGCTACGACGCGAACGCCATGCAGTGGTTCCGCTTCCGCGAAAGCGGCGGGACCCTGTACTGGGAGACCGCATCCGGCACCAGCGCGCCGGGCCCGTGGAGCGTCCTCGCCTCCGCGCCCGACCCGTTCCCGATGACCCAGACGACCTTCAAGATCGTGGCAGGCAGCAACACGACGACGAACGACGTCGCGAGCTTCGACAACGTCTCGACGAACTGAGGCGTCTGGGTCCCATCCGGGTGCGGGTGCGGGTGCCGGCGCGGCCACCGGTACAGGTGCAGTGCCGGGCGGGCACTCACAGGGGAGCGGTCAGGGCAGGAAGTACATGGGGTTGGGGATCTTGTACGTCTGCTCGGAGTAGCCGCCGTTCAGGTCACTGTACTGGTCGCCGAAGTTGGCGGTGATGTTCCAGCCCTGGGCCGCCAGGTACGCGCGGGTGCCGGACTTGTACTGGGTGGTGGTGCAGGTCCAGGTCGGGGTGGCGCAACTGGACAGGTACGCCGGGGGGTTGGCGACGTTCTTGAGGAAAAGGTGGCTGTCGTCCGCGTCGGGGTAGCCCTGGGAGGTGAGCTGGCGGACGGTGTCGGCTCGCTGCGACTCGGGCCGGCCGGTGATGTAGAAGACCGTGTAGCCCTGGGCCTTGGCCCAGTTGGCGAGGTTGTTCATGCCGAAGACGGCGGGGAAGTTCTTGGTCGCGATGTACTGGGCGTTGCTGGCCGGGTTGTAGACGAAGGTCGTCTCGAGCTCGTAGTTGTAGGTGGACAGCGCCGTGTCGTCCACGTCGAGCACGACGGCGCGCTTGCCGCTGTGGTCGTGCTTGATCTTCTGGGCCAGGTACTTCTCGGCCTTGGCCTCGATGCCCTGGACCTGTATCGCGTAGTTGCTGCTCGGCGAGGCCCAGTGCTCGCCGTTGGCGTCCACCGTGTCGCCGTAGTACGCCTTGATCTGGCTGACCTCGTCGGTCATGTTGGTGATCTGCGTGTCGCTGGTCGGTACCCGGCCGCCGGCGAGGGCGAGGCCTCCACCCCCCACCAGGGCGCCGGCCGCCACGCCGACCGCGAGAGTGGCGAACGTGCGGGAGTGGTTCCTGAGAGTCCAAGCGCGCGTCAAGTTCGGCTCCTTTGCCGGCGGACGTGTCGGTAAAAGCGTGAAGGTCCGTTCTTACCGTCCCGGCCTCGCCCTTGTCTATGCGCGTGGATTGACCTTCGTCCCGGTGCCCCTGCGGTGGCAGACTCGGAGTCATGAACTCACACCTGGCCGAGCCGGAGCAGCAACTCTCCGATTCCAGCGCGCTGTTGCTCGACTACCTCGACTACTACCGGTCCGTGATCGGCGCCAAGATCGAGGGAATGTCCGACGCGGAGCTGCGCGGCAGCCGGCTTGCCTCCGGGTGGAGCCCGATCGAACTGCTGAAGCACCTCGTGCACATGGAGCAGCGCTGGCTGCGCTGGGGTTTCCGGGGAGAGCAAGTCTCCGCGCCCTGGGGCGACCGCGGCGGCTCCGATGACCGCTGGTACGTCGGCCCGGACGAGAAGGCCGCCGACCTGCTGGCCGCGCTGCACGCGGGTGGCGAGTACACCCGAGCCGTCGTGACGGGCACGCCGCTGTCCACCGTCGCCGCGGCCGGCGGCCGGTTCCCGGATGACGGCACCCCGCGGCCCTCCCTGGGCTGGATCCTGTTCCACGTCCTGCAGGAGTACGCCCGCCACGCGGGCCACCTGGACATCGTCCGAGAGCTCGCGGACGGCGCCACCGGCGAGTAGCCGGCGTCAGACGCGAGGCGTCGGGATGAGGACCGGACGCTCGCGGGCGGGAACGCGACGAGGCTGAGCGAGCGGGGGGCGGGAAGGCGACGGGGCTGAGCGAGCGGGGGCGGGAAGGCGACGGGGCTGAGCGAGCGGGGGCGGGAAGGCGACGGGCTGGAAGGCCACGGGGCCGGACGGCGACGGGGCAGGGACCTTCGGAGGGGCCGACAGGCCCAAGACCGGCCCCGGCACGCCCGCCTAGCGTGGCTTCAGGTGTTTCCAAGGAGCGTGATCCCATGACTCTCACCCCGTACTCTCCTGCCGGTCCCGCTCGTCGGCTCCACTCGGGGATCGCGCCCGTCGGCTGGGTGGTGGTGGGCGTCGCCGCGATGGCCCTTGCCGGCGCCGTGGAAGGGGTCGTCGAGATCGGCCGCGAGATCCTGGGCCCGAGCCCGGCCGCGCCGGACGCCTCCTCCGAGGTGTCGAGCCGGCCCCCGGCCGCGATCGCGTCGCACGAGATCGCCGGGTTCTTCCTTGTCGCGGCGACGTTCTATGTCGTGAGGCTCGTTCGCCGCGCGATGGCGGACCTCATGGACACCGCCCGGGAGATCGGCATGGCCAGGAAGTGACGGAGGGCGGGCGGTCGGAGACCGGCGTCCGGGCGTGGGGTGCCCCGCGCTGCCCAGAACTGCCCAGAACTGCCCAGAACTGCCCAGCGCAGCCCAGTGCTGCCCGGGGCTAGACGGTCGGCGCGTTGTCGCCTTGGGGCTGTGCCGCCGTCGCGCGGGCCTGCTCCTCCGTGCGTTCGGGCAGCAGCAGGACCGCGCCGACGAGGAAGCAGACGGCGCCGATGAGCGTCTGCATGTTGGCCCGGTCGAGGTTCTTCACCTCACCGGTGACGGGGTTGACGTAGCCGGCCACCGCCGAGACGCCGAAGGCGATGGAACCGAGCAGGTTGACCAGCGTGATCCACCAGGACCAGACGCGCGGGCGCCAGGCGAGCCAGCCGTGGCACGCCTCGTACCAGGCGAGGCCGCTGGCCACGAGGAAGCAGACCGAGCCGATCGCGTCGGGCCGCCAGACGTGCTGGTGCGCCGCCTGCGCGGAGAGATTGCCCGCCATGGCGATGCCGGTGCTGACGTTGAAGTAGACGGTCCCGACGAGTTGGATCGCGGTGGCCCACCAGTCGATCCGGCCGGGCTGCAGGACGAAGAACCGCCGCTGCCGGGAGAGGTGCCGCGTCGGGGAGGCGGCGTCGACCGCCTCCCGGTAGCTGAGGAAGGCGGCCGAGGTGAAGAACAGGGAGCCGACGAAGTAGGTGACGGTGTCGCCACGCGCCCCGACCGCGTCACCGTAGGCGGGCACCGAGCCGACGGCGAACAGCACCGAGCCGACGGCGAATAGGACGGCGATCCACCAGCCCCGCGCCGAGGGCGCCCACCAGGTCGATCCCTCGGGTGGTCGCTGATGCTTGCGGTGATGCCGTGTTCCGCGCCGGACGGTCACCCCGTCCGGGCCGAGATGATCGGTGAACGTCGCGGCGGCGAGGGCGCCAGGGACGCGGCGGGTACGACGTCGCTCAGCCATCGCCACCTCCGTTGTCGAGGTCGCGGCCGCCACCACCAGCACCGCCGCCACCACCTCGATCGTCCCTCGCACGAGCCCGACGGGCGAGGCGACGGGCCAGGAGGACGGCCCAGGAGGACGGCCCAGGAGGACGGCCCGTCGGCCACGTCTCGCGCCGCCTCGCCCCCGTCTGGCCGGGGTGGGGCGGCGTTCCTCAGCCCGCCGAGGTGGTCGGCGCGCCCGCCTCGGCATGCGCGGCGACCGCAGCATGTGCGGCGGCCTCGGCGGCCTGCATGATCCGGATCAGCGGAGTGATGTCCCTGTCGAAGCTGAACTCGCGCAGGATCGTCGCCCAGCGGTCGCCGTCCCGGCGCCAGACGAAGCTGTAGCGCACCGGGATGCCCTGCTGCACCCGATGCATGATGATCGTCCCCTGCTCGCCGTGGACGCTCGTCGCGAGGAAGCGCACGTCGTCGATGCTCTCGCCCACCCGCGCGCCCTGGTCCCTGAGGCCGCGGCGGTGCGTCATGAACTGGTCCTTCGTGATGACGGCCACCTGACCGGCCTCGTCGACCCGGATGTTCTCGAAGCTCGGGTCGTAGAGCGCGTCGAGCGCCTCCACGTCCATGGCGAGACCGGCGTTCAGGTACTCCCGCATGCGATCGACCAGCGACTCGTCCACAGTCAACTCCCCCTTGTACAACTGCCTCAGGCGTCCCGGGCGGGTGCGTCCGCACCACCGCCCCGCCTCACCGACCGCCAACGGCGCCACATGGTTCCGGCCGTGGCGTCCCCGTAGAGTCGCCTCAGGTGATCGGAAGCGAGGGGGCTCGGCCGATGGTGCTTCGGGTACGTGGGATCGTTCTGCCGGAACGGGAGGAGCGGTCGTTCTGGATCGACGGCGACGTGCTGCGGACCGAACCGGATCAGGTGCGGCTTTCGGGTGTGGACTCGGATTCGGGGCCGGGTTCGGGGGCTGGGTGCGGGTTCAAGTTCGGGCACGGTGGCGGTGGCGGACGCGGAGACGGTCGTCGACGGTGGCTGGTTGCTGCCCGGCCTGGTCGACGTGCACACGCACCCCGGCACCGAGGACCGGAACGCCGGGTTCAGTGACACCACGCTCCGCCGCCACCTGCTCGACCACCGCGACGCGGGCGTGCTCCTGGTGCGCACCCCCGGGTCGGCGGCCAGGATTCCGGACTGGGTGGAGGACGACCCCGAGCTGCCGCGCGTCCGTTCCGCCGGCCGATGGCTGGCCACGCCCGGCCGGTTCTTCCCCGGCTTCGGACGGGACGTGAGCGAGGCCGATCTGGTCCAGGCGGCCGTCGAAGAGGCCAAGGCCGCCAACGGCTGGTGCAAAGTGATCGGCGACTGGCATCCCGACCAGCTGGCGCTCCCGCTGGAGACGCTCACCGCGGTGGTGGACGCCGTCCACGCCGTCGGCGGTCGGGTCGCCGTGCACTGCCAGACCGCCGACGGCAGCGCCAACGCGGTCCTGGCCGGTGCGGACAGCCTGGAGCACGGCATGCACCTGGACCCGGACCTCATCGACCGGATGGCGGCCCAGGGCACGGCCTTCGTGCCGACGCTCAGTGTCTTCGGCGCGGGCGCGGACCGGCGGCGCGCCCAGGAGCCCAGCGCCCGCCGCGACTGGTGGCTGGCCGGCTGGGAAGGCATGCTGCCGAACGTCGAGGCCGCGCACCAGGCCGGCGTCCGGATCCTGGCGGGCACCGACAGCTTCCCCTGCGGCACGGTCATGACGGAGGTCGACTGGCTCGTCCGCGCCGGACTGTCCACCGAGGCCGCGCTGGGCGCGGCGTCCTGGGAGGCCCGCTCCTGGCTGGGCCTGCCAGGACTCGTCGACGGCGGCCCCGCCGACCTCGTGGCCTACGACAGCGATCCGACCCTCGACCCCTCGGTGCTGGCCCGCCCGAGTCGCGTCATCCTGCGGGGACGGGTCGTCGCCTGAGTGAGTGAGCCGGGGTGCGCCGGGTGCGCCGTGTGCGCCGCGTGCGCTGTGTGGGACTGGGCGGGCTGGGCGGGCTGGGCGGGCTGGACGGAAAAGAATTTTCTTTAGCTAAAGTAATGAGCTAGGGTAAGCATCATGCCTGAGTTGCCCGAGCACGACGACGCGGCGATCGCCACGCTGCGCTCCGCCGTGATGCGGCTCGCTCGGCGGCTGCGCAATCAGCGGGTGGAGGAGTCCCTCACGCCCACGGAGATGCAGGTCCTGGCCACGCTCGCCCGTTGCGGCAGTGCCACGCCGGGGGAGCTCGCCAGGCGCGAGCACGTGCAGCCGCCGTCGATGACGCGGATCATCGCGATGCTGGAGGAGAAGGGTCTGGTGCGGCGCGAGCCGCACCCGCAGGACCGCCGGCAGGTGGTCGTCAGCAGTACCGAGCAGGCCGAGAGCATTCTCGACCAGAGCAGGGCCAAGCGTGATGCCTGGCTCGCGGAGCTCGCGTCCGGCCTGACCGAGGAGGAGTGGGCCGTGCTGCGCGCGGCTGCGCCCGTCCTCGAACGGCTGGCCCAGCTCTGACCGGTGATGCGCCCGTCCCGCGCAACTGAGGCATGCGGAGGAGAGAAGAGAAGGACAACCGCACAGGGGACGCAAGCTCTTGCATTCGTCGCACGGAGAGACTGAGAACACCGAAGCCGAGACGACCGACCACGATACGAAGCTCGACCAGCACCACAGCACGACGCGCTTCACGAAGCACGACCTGAAGAACGAGAACGAGAACGAGAACGACGCCCGCGGCCACACGCGGGACGACAACCGAATACAGGGCCTCGCGAAGGACGCCGACCGCCGCCGCGGCGGGATGTTCTCCGCGCTGCACAACCGCAACTACCGCTACTTCTTCGCCGGCCAGGTCGTCTCCAACTCGGGGACGTGGATCCAGCGCATCGCGCAGGACTGGCTGGTGCTGAGCCTGACCGGCAGCACCCTCGCGGTGGGGATCACCACCGCCATGCAGTTCCTGCCCGTGCTGCTCTTCGGCCTCTTCGGCGGCGTGATCGCCGACCGCTTCCCGAAGCGGCAGCTGCTGATGTTCACCCAGGGTGCGATGGGCCTCCTCGCCGCCGCCCTCGCCGTGATGACGCTGGCCGGGGTGGTGCGGGCGGAGCACATCTACGTGTTCGCCTTCCTGCTCGGACTGGTGACCGTCGTCGACAACCCGGCCCGGCAGACCTTCGTGGTCGAGATGGTCGGCAAGTCCGACCTCGCGAACGCGGTCAGCCTCAACTCGGCCAACTTCCAGACCGCCCGGCTCATCGGGCCTGCCGTTGCGGGTGGGTTGATGGCCGCCGTCGGCGCGGGCTGGGCCTTCGCGGTCAACGCGCTGTCGTTCGGTGCCGTGATCCTCGGCCTGATGGCGATGCGCGGCAGCGAGCTGCGCCGCACACCGCAACTGCCCAGGGAAAAGGGCCAGCTGAGAGAGGGTCTGCGCTACGTCGCGGAGCGCCCGGACCTGATCTGGCCGATCGTGCTGCTCGGCTTCATCGGCACCTTCGGCTTCAACTTTCCGACGGTGCTGTCCGGGTTCGCCTACTCGGTCTTCCATGTCGGCCCCGGGTTGTACGGTCTGCTCAACACGGCTCTGGCGGTCGGCTCCCTGGTGGGCGCCCTCCTGGCGGCGAAGCGCAGCCGCCCGCGCCTTCGGCTGCTCGTCGCAGCGGCCCTGGGTTTCGGCCTCCTTGAGGCGGCGGCGGGCCTCGCGCCGGACTACTGGGCCTTCGCCGGAGTGCTGACGCTGGTGGGTCTGCTCGGCCTGACCTGCAACACGGCGGCGAACGCGCTGGTCCAGCTTCGTACGGCACCGGAGATGCGGGGACGGGTCATGAGCCTCTTCATGATGGTCTTCGCGGGAGGCACGCCACTGGGAGCACCGCTCGTCGGCTGGCTGACGCAGCAGTACGGGCCTCGGGTGGGGCTGCTGGCGTGCGGACTGGTCTCGGCGGCGGCAGCCGGCGTGGTGGGCCTGGTCCTTGCGAGGATCGGACAGCTGCGACTGCGGTTCGATCTGCTGCACGGGTTCGGGCAGCAGGGGCACGTGGTGGCGCTGGTGCCGCGATAAGAAGATCAACTAGGGTCTGAGCTGGGGGTTTTCACTCTTGTGAGTGATGGTGTGGGGCTTGGTGGGGTGTCATAATTGTTCTATGGACGCCTCGATGTTCGGGGGCGGGTGTGAAGACGGAGATGCGTCCATGGGTGAGGTGTTTTCTGCCTCGCTGGGGGACGTGTTCCGTGCCGATCCCCTGACTCC
This window encodes:
- a CDS encoding MFS transporter, producing the protein MFSALHNRNYRYFFAGQVVSNSGTWIQRIAQDWLVLSLTGSTLAVGITTAMQFLPVLLFGLFGGVIADRFPKRQLLMFTQGAMGLLAAALAVMTLAGVVRAEHIYVFAFLLGLVTVVDNPARQTFVVEMVGKSDLANAVSLNSANFQTARLIGPAVAGGLMAAVGAGWAFAVNALSFGAVILGLMAMRGSELRRTPQLPREKGQLREGLRYVAERPDLIWPIVLLGFIGTFGFNFPTVLSGFAYSVFHVGPGLYGLLNTALAVGSLVGALLAAKRSRPRLRLLVAAALGFGLLEAAAGLAPDYWAFAGVLTLVGLLGLTCNTAANALVQLRTAPEMRGRVMSLFMMVFAGGTPLGAPLVGWLTQQYGPRVGLLACGLVSAAAAGVVGLVLARIGQLRLRFDLLHGFGQQGHVVALVPR
- a CDS encoding MarR family winged helix-turn-helix transcriptional regulator → MPELPEHDDAAIATLRSAVMRLARRLRNQRVEESLTPTEMQVLATLARCGSATPGELARREHVQPPSMTRIIAMLEEKGLVRREPHPQDRRQVVVSSTEQAESILDQSRAKRDAWLAELASGLTEEEWAVLRAAAPVLERLAQL